A genomic stretch from Chloroflexota bacterium includes:
- a CDS encoding DnaJ domain-containing protein, which produces MERRDPYRILYVIRDADPDVVRAAYRVLARKLHPDGKDAPLDAAAERRMADLNWAYAQVRDEAARRAYERDRMANPPRTAAEPRSHGAPLPDDDDATHVTLDFGRYQGWTLRDVARRDIDYLIWLRRHASGARFRAAIDRLVREQQPVERPARNKR; this is translated from the coding sequence ATGGAGAGGCGCGACCCGTATCGCATCCTGTACGTCATCCGAGACGCGGATCCCGATGTCGTTCGGGCCGCGTACCGCGTGCTCGCCCGCAAGCTGCATCCTGACGGCAAGGACGCACCCCTCGACGCTGCTGCCGAGCGGCGCATGGCGGATCTGAACTGGGCATACGCACAGGTGCGAGACGAAGCCGCTCGCAGGGCCTATGAGCGCGACCGGATGGCCAACCCGCCTCGTACCGCGGCCGAGCCGAGGAGCCATGGAGCCCCACTGCCGGATGACGACGACGCCACCCATGTCACGCTCGACTTTGGCCGTTACCAGGGTTGGACGCTGCGTGACGTAGCCAGGCGGGACATCGACTACCTCATCTGGTTGCGGCGACATGCGTCCGGCGCACGCTTCCGCGCGGCAATCGACCGACTCGTGCGCGAGCAGCAGCCCGTGGAGCGTCCTGCCCGCAATAAGCGCTGA